In Oncorhynchus clarkii lewisi isolate Uvic-CL-2024 chromosome 24, UVic_Ocla_1.0, whole genome shotgun sequence, one DNA window encodes the following:
- the LOC139383061 gene encoding 52 kDa repressor of the inhibitor of the protein kinase-like, whose amino-acid sequence MPNFCAAPNCTRKSTQSDLAFFRFPRDPERCRLWVENCRRADLEAKTSDQLNKHYRLCAKHFDPAMVCKTSPYRTVLKDTAIPTIFDLTSHLKNPHSRHRKRIKELTEEDIRRIKERRLASSIEQLHSKKDIEATEGQDAAEEEIKLSPEEKEFRDYLRSLFEIVFMLGKQNIPLETNVPEGLERDPSNFQALLEYRINAGDEALRRRFEATAVNVEYLSTAQQSQLLDVCEGTVREEVLMEVRESRFFSLVTGDLVEFAGERHLPLFLRFVDQSNTLREEFLDFLPFEGDEASLVERLETQVTDGWGLRMEDCRGQAHVATGTFATKMKAVAVGLMGKYPMAMHTPCSTCALNIHLANSLPFPSVQVVMATLRKIGNFFKQSPSLQAELEKAISVYHQGNYEKATELKEACSSNWTVQHNVFELTVDLLESLLLCMDCIRDNENVKFPDAMTGDAYSIAETLADFEFIVTLVILKNALSFTRAFGKNLQGEALEVFFAANSLTAVLHSLNEVFDNIEVYHEFWFEEAVNLAGTLEIPVKVPRLFLRKHRSPDTGEIPPETYFKEYVTVPVIRGIIDEVDDIFSQSNLKALKCLSLVPAIMGQMKFNTSEENHADVYRKDLPNPDTLPAELHCWKIKWKHRSKEVRLPSTIHETLQLSDVKFFPNVNCFLKVLTTLPVLMLEDSGSSETSRKRLQTYLSDTPIKHRCKSLAVLHINSHVKHDLDVMVEKYCRLYPEDEPEPEPESEISTVVI is encoded by the exons ATGCCCAATTTTTGCGCGGCTCCAAATTGTACCAGGAAGAGCACTCAATCCGATTTGGCTTTTTTCAGGTTTCCAAGAGATCCAGAAAG ATGTAGACTCTGGGTTGAGAACTGTCGTCGGGCGGATCTGGAGGCGAAAACATCAGACCAACTCAATAAACACTACAGACTGTGTGCCAAACACTTTGATCCAGCTATGGTTTGTAAAACA AGCCCTTACAGAACAGTACTGAAGGATACTGCTATTCCAACCATATTTGATTTAACAAGCCACCTCAAAAATCCTCATAGCAGACATCGCAAGCGGATCAAAGAATTG ACTGAAGAAGACATAAGGAGAATTAAAGAGAGAAGAT TGGCATCCTCCATTGAACAGCTCCACTCAAAGAAAGACATTGAGGCAACTGAGGGTCAAGATGCCGCTGAGGAGGAAATCAAGCTGTCCCCAGAGGAGAAGGAGTTCCGAGATTACCTGAGGTCTCTGTTTGAGATTGTTTTCATGCTAGGAAAGCAGAACATCCCATTGGAGACCAATGTCCCAGAAGGACTGGAGAGAGATCCCAGTAATTTCCAGGCCTTACTGGAGTACCGCATTAATGCTGGAGATGAGGCTCTGAGGAGACGGTTTGAGGCCACAGCAGTGAATGTGGAGTACCTCTCCACGGCCCAGCAGAGCCAGCTCCTAGACGTCTGTGAGGGCACTGTCAGAGAGGAGGTCCTCATGGAGGTGAGAGAGAGTCGCTTCTTCTCACTGGTCACAGGGGACCTGGTGGAGTTCGCTGGGGAGAGACACCTGCCTCTCTTTCTGCGGTTTGTAGATCAGTCCAACACTCTCAGGGAGGAGTTCTTGGACTTTCTGCCGTTCGAGGGGGATGAGGCCTCACTGGTGGAGAGGCTAGAGACCCAAGTGACAGACGGGTGGGGGCTGAGGATGGAGGACTGCCGTGGCCAGGCCCATGTAGCCACCGGCACCTTTGCCACTAAGATGAAAGCTGTGGCAGTCGGACTGATGGGAAAGTACCCCATGGCAATGCACACGCCTTGTTCCACCTGCGCACTGAATATACACCTGGCCAACAGCCTTCCCTTCCCCAGTGTTCAGGTTGTCATGGCAACCCTGAGAAAGATTGGCAACTTCTTTAAGCAGTCTCCATCCTTGCAGGCTGAGCTGGAGAAGGCCATCTCTGTTTACCACCAGGGAAATTATGAGAAGGCAACCGAGCTGAAGGAGGCCTGCAGCTCTAACTGGACAGTGCAGCACAACGTGTTTGAACTGACTGTGGACCTGCTCGAGTCCCTCCTGCTGTGCATGGACTGCATTCGGGACAATGAGAACGTCAAGTTTCCTGACGCTATGACTGGGGACGCCTACTCAATCGCAGAGACCCTGGCTGACTTTGAGTTTATTGTCACCTTGGTCATCCTGAAAAATGCTCTTTCTTTCACACGAGCCTTCGGCAAAAACCTGCAAGGGGAGGCCCTTGAAGTGTTCTTCGCTGCCAACAGTCTAACAGCTGTCCTGCACTCTCTGAATGAAGTCTTCGACAACATCGAGGTCTACCATGAGTTTTGGTTTGAGGAGGCTGTGAATCTGGCAGGTACCTTGGAGATCCCGGTGAAGGTGCCTCGTCTGTTCCTCCGGAAGCACCGATCGCCCGACACAGGCGAGATCCCGCCAGAGACTTACTTCAAGGAGTATGTGACGGTCCCGGTGATCCGCGGCATCATCGATGAAGTGGACGACATCTTCTCCCAGAGCAACCTCAAAGCCCTCAAGTGCCTGTCCCTGGTCCCTGCCATCATGGGCCAGATGAAGTTCAACACCTCAGAGGAGAACCATGCAGATGTGTACCGCAAGGACCTCCCCAACCCAGACACGCTGCCCGCTGAGCTGCATTGCTGGAAGATCAAATGGAAGCACCGGAGCAAGGAGGTCCGCCTGCCCTCCACCATCCACGAGACACTTCAGCTGTCGGACGTCAAGTTCTTCCCCAACGTCAACTGCTTCCTGAAggtcctgaccaccctgcctgttCTGATGCTGGAGGACAGCGGCAGCTCTGAGACATCCAGGAAACGCCTACAGACTTATCTCAGTGACACACCTATCAAACACAGGTGCAAGAGTCTAGCTGTGCTCCACATAAACTCTCATGTTAAGCATGACCTGGATGTCATGGTTGAAAAATACTGCAGACTGTACCCCGAGGATGAGCCTGAACCCGAGCCCGAGTCTGAGATCAGCACTGTGGTGATATAG